Proteins found in one Serratia plymuthica genomic segment:
- a CDS encoding UvrD-helicase domain-containing protein — protein sequence MSYCDTPEQAAIIGWSGTKLVVRAFSGTGKTSTLVRFALANPDIKMLYLAYSRAVRDEAVQKFPFNVVCMTSHQLAWPNFGRHYEKRLTGNLRITDVARQLNTRHWPLARTAITTFSAFLCSADNEFGVQHLPDEEARSGLSAEKILTAAKQLWRESVRQDGTFPVTHDVYLKLYQLSQPDLSKRWQTLLFDEAQDANPVTQSLVLSQRCSVVLVGDRHQQIYRFRGAENALDAPALVDAEQLNLTHSFRFGPAVARVANMLLARQGETLPVIGDGGEDCVVSCLTEETQAQHVTVLSRTVAGVIGTALDASLAGKKVFWIGDITGYKTEELEDLYWFSADMPERMRSPTLSRAYRDFDEYESVAKASKDPEMNQELRLLDQYFPLPQKLQVMREYAVTDEAKAQVTVSTAHRSKGLEWPVVVLNEDFIDITDPLLPEDERTDETNLLYVAVTRARKTLVTNALLQALLDDEAVDGREGGTAAC from the coding sequence ATGTCTTATTGTGATACACCTGAACAGGCCGCCATCATCGGTTGGTCTGGAACCAAACTGGTGGTCAGGGCTTTTTCCGGTACGGGCAAAACATCAACCCTGGTGCGCTTTGCTCTGGCCAATCCTGACATCAAGATGCTTTATCTCGCCTATAGCCGAGCCGTCAGGGATGAAGCGGTTCAGAAATTCCCGTTTAATGTTGTGTGCATGACCTCACATCAGTTGGCCTGGCCAAATTTCGGCCGGCATTACGAGAAGCGGTTAACGGGGAATCTGCGGATCACTGACGTCGCCCGTCAACTCAATACCCGTCACTGGCCGCTGGCCAGAACGGCGATCACCACCTTCAGTGCCTTTCTGTGTAGTGCCGACAACGAATTTGGGGTGCAACATCTGCCTGATGAAGAGGCTCGCAGCGGACTCTCTGCAGAGAAAATCCTGACCGCAGCGAAACAGCTCTGGCGCGAATCTGTGCGCCAGGACGGCACGTTTCCTGTCACGCACGATGTCTATCTCAAGCTGTACCAACTCTCTCAACCAGACCTCTCGAAGCGCTGGCAGACGCTGCTGTTTGATGAGGCTCAGGATGCAAATCCGGTCACACAGAGCCTGGTGCTGTCGCAGCGCTGTAGCGTGGTGTTGGTCGGTGACCGTCATCAGCAAATTTATCGGTTCCGTGGCGCCGAGAATGCACTTGATGCACCGGCCCTGGTTGATGCGGAACAGTTGAACCTGACCCACAGCTTCCGGTTTGGACCTGCGGTGGCCAGAGTGGCCAACATGCTGCTGGCCCGCCAGGGCGAAACTCTGCCTGTTATCGGTGATGGTGGGGAGGACTGTGTGGTGTCATGTCTTACTGAGGAAACGCAAGCCCAGCATGTCACGGTGTTAAGCCGTACCGTTGCCGGCGTGATTGGCACAGCACTTGACGCCAGTCTGGCCGGCAAAAAGGTGTTCTGGATCGGTGACATTACCGGCTACAAGACCGAGGAGCTGGAGGACCTATACTGGTTTTCTGCCGATATGCCTGAACGTATGCGCTCGCCGACTTTGTCGCGAGCCTACCGTGATTTTGATGAATACGAGTCGGTAGCAAAAGCCAGCAAAGACCCGGAGATGAACCAGGAACTACGGCTTCTTGATCAGTATTTCCCGTTGCCGCAGAAGCTGCAGGTGATGCGTGAGTATGCGGTCACCGACGAGGCCAAGGCTCAGGTTACTGTCTCTACAGCACACCGCAGTAAAGGTCTGGAGTGGCCGGTAGTCGTCCTGAATGAAGACTTTATTGATATCACCGATCCGCTGTTGCCTGAGGATGAACGTACCGATGAGACCAATTTGCTGTACGTGGCTGTCACCCGCGCGCGGAAAACCCTGGTCACGAACGCGTTGCTGCAGGCGCTTCTCGACGACGAAGCTGTGGATGGCAGAGAAGGGGGCACGGCAGCATGCTGA
- a CDS encoding TraI domain-containing protein produces the protein MLKAIKALLVGTPEVPARSNASSPAGPAGYFMPQSATQLLNMPARKQCLQQLWENSALPKDLYEQFYLQPLHKLVTLMQVLPAAPQGEYVREGGLVDVTLQTTTYAVRLAKGHMLPPGAPPEEQSAQNVQWNVVVFYAALWHYLPLLSQLHGEFQSGRAWLPGLTVPSEPYRFRLRATPSAPTLASSQSAMIAARLLPAEVIDWLSTLPAATHSLMAIASRQPSALSVIDDIILDAAKLARGDGLFVSSSPVSISDTLTVALPSVAPPTENITSSVPAVDLQSAVSSTNTPLVEEPLQAETLNQPEETEAAELLSSALDAPVNDKPLAEMVLASEAVVGVEEDMQALLSLMAVEVSAPTCQVSQEEGDAPQKESPIPENNQEPVHDIPTVIEDNCDSPDVIEPFLSESIDTRAISEPQYSSKKPQLEENNAEGNLIAGNNIGDSFLQWLSLGVKKGGISINTIDSRAHIVSGFVFLCVPDIFHLYIKENDLERTDRNSIQKAFEKLGRHRIRKGQRFFIGHLYEKPEGMGSYRRINGYLIKANSLYGGTRVPEDSQLLVIP, from the coding sequence ATGCTGAAGGCCATCAAGGCGCTGCTGGTCGGCACCCCAGAAGTGCCGGCCAGGAGCAACGCCTCATCACCTGCGGGGCCGGCGGGGTATTTTATGCCGCAGTCCGCCACGCAGCTGCTGAACATGCCGGCCCGTAAACAGTGCCTTCAGCAGCTGTGGGAGAACAGTGCACTGCCAAAGGATTTGTACGAGCAGTTCTACCTGCAACCACTTCACAAGCTGGTCACGCTGATGCAGGTGTTGCCGGCAGCGCCGCAGGGTGAGTATGTCAGGGAAGGGGGGTTAGTTGATGTTACCCTGCAGACGACGACCTATGCGGTGCGTCTGGCCAAAGGGCACATGCTGCCACCAGGCGCACCGCCCGAAGAGCAATCAGCCCAGAATGTGCAGTGGAATGTCGTGGTGTTTTACGCTGCGCTTTGGCATTACCTGCCACTGTTGAGCCAGCTTCATGGCGAGTTCCAAAGTGGCCGTGCCTGGTTACCTGGTCTGACGGTGCCGAGCGAACCCTACCGTTTTCGCCTCAGGGCAACTCCGTCAGCCCCGACATTGGCATCAAGTCAAAGTGCAATGATTGCTGCACGGCTGTTGCCTGCAGAGGTCATCGATTGGCTATCAACATTGCCGGCGGCTACACATTCGTTGATGGCGATCGCTTCCCGACAACCCAGCGCATTATCTGTGATAGACGACATTATCCTGGACGCGGCCAAGCTGGCGCGCGGTGATGGTTTGTTCGTATCGTCTTCGCCGGTATCTATCTCCGACACATTGACCGTAGCCTTACCGTCGGTGGCACCGCCTACTGAAAATATCACCTCTTCAGTACCCGCTGTTGATTTGCAAAGTGCAGTCAGCAGCACCAATACACCGCTCGTTGAGGAGCCGTTGCAGGCGGAGACATTAAATCAGCCCGAAGAGACAGAGGCGGCGGAATTACTGAGCTCTGCTCTGGATGCACCGGTTAACGATAAGCCTTTAGCTGAGATGGTCCTAGCGTCTGAAGCGGTGGTTGGCGTTGAGGAGGATATGCAGGCTCTGTTGTCATTAATGGCGGTTGAGGTGTCAGCACCGACTTGCCAGGTTAGCCAGGAAGAGGGAGACGCCCCTCAGAAAGAGAGCCCTATCCCTGAAAATAACCAGGAGCCGGTACATGACATACCTACTGTAATTGAAGATAACTGTGATTCGCCAGACGTAATCGAACCTTTTTTATCGGAGAGTATCGATACAAGGGCTATTTCAGAGCCTCAGTATTCATCAAAGAAGCCACAGTTAGAAGAGAATAACGCGGAAGGTAATTTGATTGCAGGAAATAATATTGGGGATTCTTTCCTGCAGTGGTTGAGCCTCGGAGTAAAGAAAGGGGGTATATCAATTAATACTATAGATTCCAGAGCACATATTGTCAGTGGCTTCGTATTTCTCTGTGTGCCAGATATTTTTCATCTGTATATCAAAGAAAATGATTTGGAGCGTACTGACCGAAACTCTATCCAAAAGGCGTTTGAAAAACTGGGAAGACATCGGATCCGTAAGGGGCAGCGATTCTTTATTGGCCATCTTTATGAAAAGCCAGAGGGGATGGGTTCATACCGTCGCATCAATGGTTACCTGATTAAGGCAAATAGTTTATATGGCGGAACAAGAGTACCCGAGGACAGCCAGTTACTCGTGATCCCGTAG
- a CDS encoding tyrosine-type recombinase/integrase: MKSEEKMHDEWEFLLEEYFFTKQLRSATEWSYRKVVLTFTRFIGGTITPAMVTQRDVLLWRRHLLKEKNLSVHTWNNKVAHLRAIFNLGIKKTLIQHTENPFNGTVVRSDTKKKRILTKSQLTRLYLVMQQYEQREKERKPVKGGRCALYPTWFWMTVLDTFRYTGMRNNQMIHIRLRDVNLEQGWIELRLEGSKTHREWKVPVVRQLRERIKLLIMRATERGAGQHDLLFDVKRFTSPRHAHYIYDEKNVLQSFRSFYRRLSRESGFDISSHRFRHTLATELMKSPDRNLKLVKDLLGHRNVSTTMEYIELDMEVAGKALEQELVLHTDITATRSLQSLTQA, translated from the coding sequence ATGAAAAGCGAAGAAAAGATGCACGATGAGTGGGAGTTTCTGCTCGAGGAGTATTTTTTTACCAAGCAACTTCGTTCAGCAACGGAATGGAGTTATAGGAAAGTAGTCCTAACGTTTACGCGTTTTATTGGCGGAACTATAACACCCGCCATGGTGACGCAAAGGGATGTGTTGCTTTGGCGCCGGCATCTGTTAAAGGAGAAAAACCTTTCGGTGCATACCTGGAACAATAAGGTGGCCCACTTGCGGGCAATATTTAATCTGGGTATTAAAAAAACTTTGATTCAGCACACTGAGAATCCTTTTAATGGAACGGTTGTACGGTCTGACACTAAGAAAAAACGAATATTGACGAAGTCTCAATTGACCCGTCTTTATCTCGTGATGCAACAGTATGAACAAAGGGAGAAAGAGAGAAAACCAGTCAAGGGTGGAAGGTGCGCACTTTATCCAACCTGGTTCTGGATGACGGTATTAGACACATTTCGATATACCGGTATGCGTAACAATCAGATGATCCACATCAGACTGAGAGATGTGAACCTTGAGCAAGGCTGGATCGAGCTCCGCCTTGAAGGTAGCAAAACCCATCGGGAGTGGAAAGTGCCGGTAGTTCGTCAACTAAGAGAGCGAATAAAGCTACTCATTATGCGTGCAACAGAGCGAGGCGCTGGCCAGCATGACCTGCTCTTTGATGTCAAACGATTCACCAGCCCACGTCATGCTCATTACATCTATGACGAGAAAAATGTTCTGCAGTCGTTCCGTAGTTTTTATCGTCGGTTGTCCAGGGAAAGTGGCTTCGATATTTCCTCACACCGTTTCCGTCACACGCTTGCTACGGAACTGATGAAATCCCCGGACAGAAATCTAAAACTGGTGAAAGATCTGCTGGGTCACCGTAACGTCAGCACAACAATGGAATACATCGAATTGGATATGGAAGTGGCAGGGAAAGCACTTGAACAGGAGCTTGTTTTACATACGGATATCACTGCGACGAGAAGCTTACAAAGCTTGACACAGGCATGA
- the dicD gene encoding division control transcriptional repressor DicD — MQREHVLDTALGLLEQQGLATTTLEMLAEKLEVQPGDLKRFWPDREALLYDSLRYHGQQIDTWRRQLLLDENLSPQQKLLARYDVLAEYVQHDRYPGCLFIAACSFFPETDHPIHQLAEQQKLTSLELTRDLLRQMDADDADMVAQQMELIQEGCLSKLLVKRQLQDVSVAKRLAEDILQVAQCRRNGALG; from the coding sequence GTGCAACGTGAACACGTTCTTGATACCGCACTGGGGCTGTTGGAACAACAGGGCCTGGCGACCACCACGTTGGAAATGCTGGCGGAAAAACTTGAGGTGCAGCCCGGCGATCTCAAACGCTTTTGGCCGGACCGCGAGGCGCTGCTGTACGACAGCCTGCGCTACCACGGCCAGCAAATCGATACCTGGCGCCGCCAACTGCTGCTGGACGAAAACCTGAGCCCGCAGCAAAAGCTGCTGGCGCGCTATGACGTGCTGGCGGAATACGTGCAGCACGATCGCTATCCCGGTTGCCTGTTTATCGCCGCCTGCAGCTTCTTCCCGGAAACGGATCACCCGATACACCAATTGGCGGAGCAGCAGAAGCTGACATCGCTGGAGCTGACCCGCGACCTGTTGCGCCAAATGGACGCCGACGACGCCGATATGGTGGCGCAGCAAATGGAGCTGATTCAGGAAGGTTGTCTGAGCAAACTGCTGGTAAAACGCCAGCTCCAGGATGTATCCGTCGCCAAACGGCTGGCGGAAGATATCTTGCAGGTAGCGCAGTGCCGCAGGAACGGCGCATTAGGCTGA
- a CDS encoding protein-disulfide reductase DsbD: MDQRLIKVIFLLCSLFFLPQAAQASLFGQSGGSQFVPVDQAFAFDFKQQNHQLALNWQIRPGYYLYRQQIKLVPQQATLGTFTLPEGLSHKDEFFGDVAIFKQQLALKIPLQQAATGASLSVTYQGCAEAGFCYPPETRVIPLDAVSAAAPPVDAPTEPAPASLPFSPLWALLIGIGIAFTPCVLPMYPLISGIILGREKPHSSGRILALAVVYVQGMALTYTLLGLVVAAAGLQFQAALQHPYVLIGLSVLFIALALSMFGLYSLQLPSSLQTRLAGWSNTQKGGSLPGVFLMGALAGLICSPCTTAPLSAILLYIAQSGNMWAGGGTLYLYALGMGIPLVLATLFGNRLLPRSGPWMQYVKEAFGFVILALPVFLLERVLGDLWGLRMWSLLGLAFFGWAFALSLKTSRGWARALQLLLLAAAVIAAKPLQDWAFGATSAQQANLPHLNFTRIDSVEQLNLALQQAQGKPVMLDLYADWCVACKEFEKYTFSNAAVQAKLANVVLLQADVTANDAEQAALLNHLKVLGLPTILFFNGAGQELTAQRVTGFMDAPAFNAHLQKAVQ, translated from the coding sequence ATGGATCAACGCCTCATTAAAGTAATATTCCTGCTCTGCAGCCTGTTTTTTTTGCCGCAGGCGGCTCAGGCCTCCTTGTTCGGCCAAAGCGGCGGCAGCCAGTTCGTGCCTGTCGATCAGGCATTCGCCTTTGACTTTAAACAACAGAATCACCAGTTGGCCCTGAACTGGCAAATCCGCCCCGGTTACTACCTCTATCGTCAGCAGATCAAGCTGGTACCGCAGCAGGCAACGCTAGGCACCTTTACGTTGCCCGAAGGACTGAGCCACAAGGATGAATTCTTCGGTGACGTCGCTATTTTCAAGCAACAACTCGCGTTGAAAATTCCACTGCAACAGGCGGCCACCGGCGCCAGCCTGAGCGTAACCTATCAGGGCTGCGCGGAGGCCGGTTTCTGCTACCCGCCTGAAACGCGGGTGATCCCGCTGGATGCGGTGAGCGCCGCCGCACCGCCCGTTGACGCGCCAACGGAACCCGCGCCGGCCAGCCTGCCGTTTTCGCCGCTTTGGGCCCTGTTGATCGGTATCGGCATTGCCTTCACTCCCTGCGTGCTGCCGATGTACCCGCTGATTTCGGGCATCATTCTGGGCCGCGAAAAGCCGCACAGCAGCGGGCGCATCCTGGCGCTGGCGGTGGTTTACGTACAGGGCATGGCACTCACCTATACCCTGCTTGGCCTGGTCGTCGCGGCCGCCGGGCTGCAGTTCCAGGCGGCGTTGCAGCATCCGTACGTGTTGATCGGCCTGTCGGTGTTGTTTATCGCGCTGGCGCTGTCGATGTTTGGCCTGTATTCGCTGCAGCTCCCTTCTTCGCTGCAAACGCGGCTGGCGGGCTGGAGCAATACCCAAAAAGGCGGCTCGCTGCCCGGCGTGTTCCTGATGGGCGCGCTGGCCGGATTAATTTGTTCGCCCTGCACCACCGCGCCGCTCAGCGCCATCCTGCTTTACATCGCCCAGAGCGGCAATATGTGGGCCGGCGGCGGCACTTTGTATCTCTACGCGTTGGGGATGGGCATCCCGCTGGTGCTGGCAACCCTGTTCGGCAACCGCCTGCTGCCCCGCAGCGGGCCGTGGATGCAGTATGTAAAAGAAGCCTTCGGCTTCGTGATCCTGGCGCTGCCGGTATTCCTGTTGGAGCGGGTGCTCGGCGACCTGTGGGGGCTGCGGATGTGGAGCCTGCTGGGTCTGGCGTTCTTCGGCTGGGCCTTCGCCCTGAGTCTGAAAACCTCACGCGGCTGGGCGCGCGCATTACAGCTGCTGCTGCTGGCGGCAGCGGTGATAGCCGCAAAGCCGCTGCAAGACTGGGCCTTCGGCGCCACCAGCGCGCAGCAGGCCAACCTGCCGCACCTGAACTTCACGCGGATTGATAGCGTGGAACAACTCAATCTGGCGCTGCAGCAGGCACAGGGGAAACCGGTGATGCTGGATCTGTACGCCGACTGGTGCGTCGCCTGCAAGGAGTTCGAGAAATATACTTTCAGCAACGCGGCGGTTCAGGCTAAGCTGGCTAACGTGGTATTACTACAGGCGGACGTCACCGCCAACGACGCCGAACAGGCGGCGTTGCTCAATCACCTGAAGGTCCTTGGGCTGCCGACCATTCTGTTCTTTAACGGTGCAGGCCAAGAGCTGACGGCCCAGCGGGTAACCGGATTTATGGATGCGCCGGCGTTTAACGCGCATTTGCAGAAAGCGGTGCAATAA
- the cutA gene encoding divalent cation tolerance protein CutA — MSDCEAVVILCTAPDEATAQDLAARVLGEKLAACATLLPGATSLYYWEGKLEQEYEVQMLFKSDRRHQDALLNTLKQHHPYQTPELLVLPVMAGDKDYLLWINASLK; from the coding sequence ATGTCTGATTGCGAAGCTGTCGTCATACTCTGCACTGCACCCGATGAGGCTACCGCGCAAGACCTGGCGGCCCGGGTTTTGGGGGAAAAGCTGGCAGCCTGCGCCACGCTGCTGCCCGGCGCGACATCGCTCTATTACTGGGAAGGGAAACTGGAACAGGAATACGAAGTGCAGATGTTGTTCAAAAGCGACCGCCGCCATCAAGACGCCCTGCTCAATACCCTGAAACAACATCACCCGTATCAAACGCCCGAGCTGTTGGTGCTGCCGGTGATGGCTGGAGATAAAGACTACCTGTTATGGATCAACGCCTCATTAAAGTAA
- a CDS encoding anaerobic C4-dicarboxylate transporter, with product MLAVELVIVLLAIFLGARLGGIGIGFAGGLGVLVLALIGVKPGSIPFDVISIIMAVIAAISAMQVAGGMDYLVQQTEKLLRKNPKHITILAPIVTYFLTIFAGTGNISLSALPVIAEVAKEQGIKPCRPLSTAVVAAQIAITASPISAAVVYMSSVMEGHGVSYLHMLMVVMPSTFCAVLLMSLLVSWLFDSKLSDDPVYLKRLEEGLITLRGNKAIDIKPRAKASVLLFLLGVVCVVAYAIINSPGLGLVAKPLMNTTNAILIIMLSVATLTTLLCRVDTDMVLNSSTFKAGMSACICILGVAWLGDTFVQANIDWIKETAGAVIQSHPWLLAVIFFFCSALLYSQAATAKALMPMALALNVSPLTAIASFAAVSGLFILPTYPTLVAAVQMDDTGTTRIGRFVFNHPFFIPGTIGVVLSVLFGFLLGSVML from the coding sequence ATGTTAGCCGTAGAATTGGTTATCGTTCTGCTGGCCATTTTTTTAGGGGCCAGATTGGGCGGTATCGGCATCGGATTTGCAGGCGGATTGGGGGTTTTGGTCCTCGCGTTGATTGGCGTTAAGCCGGGCAGCATCCCCTTCGACGTTATTTCCATCATCATGGCGGTGATTGCCGCGATCTCGGCCATGCAGGTGGCCGGCGGTATGGATTATCTGGTTCAGCAAACGGAAAAACTGCTGCGCAAGAACCCTAAACACATCACGATTCTGGCGCCGATCGTCACCTATTTCCTGACTATCTTCGCCGGCACCGGCAATATCTCGCTCTCCGCACTGCCGGTCATCGCCGAAGTGGCGAAAGAACAGGGCATCAAGCCTTGCCGACCGCTGTCTACCGCCGTAGTGGCGGCGCAGATTGCCATCACCGCCTCGCCGATCTCCGCCGCCGTGGTGTACATGTCTTCAGTGATGGAAGGTCACGGCGTCAGTTATCTGCACATGCTGATGGTGGTGATGCCGTCCACCTTCTGCGCCGTGCTGTTGATGTCGCTGCTGGTGTCCTGGCTGTTTGACTCCAAACTGTCTGACGATCCGGTTTACCTGAAACGCCTGGAAGAAGGCCTGATCACCCTGCGCGGCAACAAGGCGATAGACATCAAACCGCGCGCCAAAGCCTCGGTGCTGCTGTTCCTGCTGGGCGTGGTCTGCGTGGTGGCCTACGCCATCATCAACAGCCCGGGCCTTGGGTTGGTGGCAAAACCCTTGATGAACACCACCAATGCCATTTTGATCATCATGCTGAGCGTCGCTACCCTGACCACCCTGCTGTGCCGGGTCGACACCGATATGGTGCTCAACTCCAGTACTTTCAAAGCCGGCATGAGCGCCTGTATCTGTATTCTGGGCGTGGCCTGGTTGGGCGATACCTTCGTGCAGGCCAACATCGACTGGATCAAAGAGACCGCAGGCGCAGTCATTCAATCCCATCCGTGGCTGCTGGCGGTGATTTTCTTCTTCTGTTCGGCGCTGCTGTACTCGCAGGCCGCCACCGCCAAGGCGCTGATGCCGATGGCGCTGGCGCTGAACGTCTCGCCGCTGACCGCCATCGCGTCCTTCGCCGCCGTTTCCGGCCTGTTCATTCTGCCGACCTACCCGACACTGGTCGCGGCGGTGCAGATGGACGATACCGGCACCACGCGCATCGGGCGTTTCGTGTTTAACCACCCGTTCTTTATCCCCGGCACCATCGGGGTGGTATTGTCGGTGCTGTTCGGCTTCCTGCTGGGCAGCGTGATGTTGTAA
- the aspA gene encoding aspartate ammonia-lyase, which produces MSNNIRIEEDLLGTREVPAEAYYGVHTLRAIENFYISNSKISDVPEFVRGMVMVKKAAALANKELKTIPRNIADVIIQACDEVLDKGKCMDQFPVDVFQGGAGTSLNMNTNEVLANIGLELMGHQKGEYQYLNPNDHLNKCQSTNDAYPTGFRIAVYASNQKLIDAINQLREGFDRKAKEFETILKMGRTQLQDAVPMTLGQEFHAFSVLLKEETRNLHRTAELLLEVNLGATAIGTALNTPEGYQHLAVQKLAEVSNLPVLPAEDLIEATSDCGAYVMVHSALKRLAVKLSKICNDLRLLSSGPRAGLNEINLPELQAGSSIMPAKVNPVIPEVVNQVCFKVIGNDTCVTMAAEAGQLQLNVMEPVIGQAMFESIHILTNACYNLLEKCINGITANKEVCEHYVFNSIGIVTYLNPFIGHHNGDIVGKICAETGKSVREVVLERGLLTEAELDDIFSVENLMHPAYKAKRYTDENEQ; this is translated from the coding sequence ATGTCAAACAACATTCGTATCGAAGAAGACCTGTTAGGAACACGTGAAGTCCCCGCAGAAGCCTATTACGGTGTTCATACCCTGCGTGCGATTGAAAACTTCTATATCAGCAACAGCAAAATCAGCGATGTGCCCGAGTTTGTCCGTGGCATGGTGATGGTAAAAAAAGCCGCAGCGCTGGCAAATAAAGAGCTGAAAACCATTCCGCGTAACATCGCCGATGTCATCATCCAGGCCTGTGACGAAGTGTTGGATAAAGGCAAATGCATGGACCAGTTCCCGGTCGACGTGTTCCAGGGCGGCGCGGGTACCTCGCTGAACATGAATACCAACGAAGTGCTGGCGAATATCGGTCTGGAACTGATGGGCCATCAGAAAGGCGAATATCAATACCTGAACCCTAACGATCACCTTAATAAATGCCAGTCGACCAACGACGCCTACCCTACCGGTTTCCGCATCGCGGTGTACGCCTCCAACCAGAAACTGATCGACGCCATCAACCAGCTGCGTGAAGGCTTTGATCGCAAAGCGAAAGAGTTCGAAACCATTCTGAAAATGGGCCGCACCCAGTTGCAGGATGCCGTACCTATGACCCTGGGGCAGGAATTCCATGCGTTCAGCGTGCTGCTGAAAGAAGAAACCCGTAACCTGCATCGCACGGCAGAACTGCTGCTGGAAGTGAACCTGGGCGCCACGGCGATTGGTACTGCGCTGAACACGCCGGAAGGCTACCAGCACCTGGCGGTACAAAAACTGGCGGAAGTCAGCAACCTGCCGGTATTGCCGGCCGAAGACCTGATCGAAGCCACCTCCGATTGCGGCGCCTACGTGATGGTGCACAGCGCATTGAAACGTCTGGCGGTGAAACTGTCCAAGATTTGTAACGACCTGCGCCTGCTATCTTCAGGCCCGCGCGCCGGCCTGAACGAAATCAACCTGCCGGAACTGCAGGCGGGCTCCTCCATCATGCCGGCCAAGGTGAACCCGGTGATACCGGAAGTGGTCAATCAAGTGTGTTTCAAGGTGATTGGCAACGACACTTGCGTTACCATGGCCGCCGAAGCGGGCCAGCTGCAGTTGAACGTGATGGAGCCGGTGATTGGCCAGGCGATGTTTGAGTCAATCCATATCCTGACCAACGCCTGCTATAACCTGCTGGAAAAATGCATCAACGGCATTACCGCGAACAAAGAAGTGTGCGAACACTACGTGTTCAACTCTATCGGTATCGTCACCTATCTGAACCCGTTCATTGGCCACCACAACGGTGACATCGTCGGGAAGATCTGCGCCGAAACCGGCAAGAGCGTGCGCGAAGTGGTGCTGGAACGCGGCCTGCTGACCGAAGCCGAGCTGGATGACATCTTCTCCGTGGAGAACCTGATGCACCCGGCCTATAAAGCCAAACGCTATACGGATGAAAATGAACAATAA
- a CDS encoding FxsA family protein has product MRWLPLLLIFLLAYIEISLFIKVAAVLGVAITLLLVVFTSCVGISLVRNQGMKTFVQMQQKLAAGESPAAEMVKSVSLVLAGFLLLVPGFFTDFLGLLLLLPPVQKSLTLKLMPHLSVYRPGGWSQGGDAANGNTFDGEFQRKDDDRYTLGNQPDDHDKRNDR; this is encoded by the coding sequence GTGCGCTGGTTACCGTTACTGCTGATATTTCTGTTGGCTTACATCGAAATATCTCTCTTTATCAAGGTCGCCGCCGTATTGGGCGTGGCGATAACTCTGCTGCTGGTGGTGTTCACCTCTTGCGTCGGCATTTCGCTGGTGCGCAACCAGGGCATGAAAACCTTCGTGCAAATGCAACAGAAATTGGCCGCAGGTGAGAGCCCGGCGGCGGAAATGGTGAAAAGCGTATCGCTGGTGCTGGCGGGCTTCCTGCTGTTGGTTCCGGGGTTCTTCACCGACTTCCTCGGCCTGTTGCTGCTGCTGCCGCCGGTGCAGAAATCGCTGACGCTGAAACTGATGCCACACCTTTCGGTTTATCGTCCCGGCGGTTGGAGCCAGGGCGGCGATGCCGCCAACGGCAACACCTTCGATGGCGAATTTCAACGTAAGGACGACGATCGTTATACGTTGGGAAACCAGCCGGACGATCATGACAAGCGTAACGATCGTTGA
- a CDS encoding co-chaperone GroES, whose amino-acid sequence MSIRPLHDRVIVKRKEVESKSAGGIVLTGSAAGKSTRGEVVAVGKGRVLESGNIQPLDVKVGDIVIFNDGYGVKAEKIDNEEVLIMSESDILAIVEA is encoded by the coding sequence ATGAGTATTCGTCCATTGCATGACCGCGTTATCGTCAAGCGCAAAGAAGTTGAATCAAAATCTGCTGGCGGCATCGTTCTGACTGGCTCTGCAGCGGGTAAATCTACTCGTGGTGAAGTTGTGGCAGTGGGTAAAGGGCGTGTTCTGGAAAGCGGCAACATCCAGCCGCTGGATGTGAAAGTTGGCGATATCGTGATTTTCAACGACGGCTACGGCGTGAAAGCAGAGAAGATCGACAATGAAGAAGTGTTGATCATGTCCGAAAGCGACATTCTGGCAATTGTTGAAGCGTAA